The Mariprofundus ferrinatatus DNA window AACTGATTGCCATGTACGAGCAAAAGATTTTTGTTCAGAGCGTTATCTGGGGACTGAATGCCTACGACCAGTGGGGTGTTGAACTGGGCAAGGAACTGGCACGCAAGATTCTCCCGGAGCTGGATGATTTTGAGGAGACAAAGAACCATGACTCCTCCACCAACGGCCTGATCAACTATTTCAAAGAGCATCGAAAGGAGTAGAATTACTCTTGCATGGAGTAGTATTTTACTGAGTGAAGTGTTCAATGAACACAGGGATGCTGGCATGACCTCTAATCTGGTTAATGCCACATTAAAAGGTGTTAACATGTGACAAAAGTCACAACTGATGAAAAGGTGGCAATCGCATAATTCGGCAGGCTTAAGGTGGGGGCCTGGTTGTTGCAGAGAAGTCGTCACGAAGCATAATATCGATTATCCAGGAGATCATAGCATGAAACTCAGGTATCTACTGTCAGGCGTTATTATTGCAGCTACGCTGATTCAGCCCTCGCTAGCAATTAGTCGCAGCATGAATGCTGCATCTGAACCTCTCTATCCTGTTACTCCCTATATTGCCGAAAAGAGTGTTGATACAGTTTACCCTTCAGTGGCAGGCGAGTTTCTGGTTTTCGGTCAGGTGAAGAGAGAAGGTTTTTCTATTCATCGTACTTCCAAATCATCTCCAAGCACCAGTCAATACAAGCTGAAGAAGCTCGCCCTGGTAGATGATATGCGTTATGGCGTTGCAGTGAAAGATGGTTCGGTTGGTTATGTGAGCAATCGCGTAGGGCCGATTTCTGCATGGATGTGGCAAGGTCGAGGGGATGGGCAGGTAGCGATTGTTTCTCAGGCCACCTACAGTGGCGGCCTCACCCCTTACCATCTGAACGCCTCACCTGACGGTAGAGTCTGGTGTTTTGATTCGACGTACCAGAAATTGAGATATAATCAGATGTTCGCCGAATTTATCAAATTTGGCCACTATGAGTTGATTGGGCAGCAGTGGCGAACTTATGACTCTGATAGCTTCCGCAAAAAATCTGCATATATGGCCACAAAAACAGGAAATAACAACAAGTTTGATCCTCCGGTCTTGTATACGTTCCAAAGAAACAACTCTCAGTTGGTCATGATTCCCAATGCCTTTGACGGGGCAATTTCTCCGGATGGAAAAAAAGTTGCATTTGTTAGGGAAACCGATGGCAATTATGATATCTGGATGCAGGACATTGATGGTAGCGACCTGATGCAGCTGACCAGCTCCCAGTATGGCGATTTTGAGCCGACCTGGAGCCCGGATGGCAGAAAACTCGCTTTTGTTTCCAACCGTGATTCGGGCGGAGATGTACTTCTCACTTCGATTTATGTGCTCGATATTTCTACAAACCGCATCACCCGCCTGACCAATTCATCAGTTGCGACAGATGGTGGCCCTGCCTGGTTTGATGACAACAGCATTTTGTTTCATTCCAATCGCAGTCTGGATAGAGACAATGGCAAGGGTTCAACCTGGAATATCTGGAAGCTGGATATCAAATAATGCTTTCAAGAGTAGCTAACTCCGTGAGCAAGCTTGTTATGATGGCTTTTGCGGTAATGGCTGCCTCTTCGACTGCGTTTGGCGATGACCTTCTGGACTGGTTGCAGGAGGTTACCGAGAATCAGGAGCAGTCAGTGGCAAGTGCGCCCTCGGTGTCAGTCAGGCTGGAGACTCACGAGTCTGGCGAGAACGAGATGTATCCAAAAGCATCCCCTGACGGAAAGTACATGCTGGTTGTTTCAGGAAAGCGGAACAGCCAGATGATTTCCCGCCGGCTGCTGGAGAACGGTGATCCGATCAATGTTGTTACCAGCGACACCCGCGCTTTCAACTCGGCAGGCTGGCATGGCCCTCAGCATGTTACCTTTCTCTCCGACCGTGGTGGAGATCTTGGTGTCTGGCAGGTTGCAGCAAACGGAGAAGGGCCTGTACGACGCCTCTATCGCCTCTCCGGCCAGTTCGTTGATCCGATTGTACTGGAGGGCGGTGGTTTGATTGCTGTGGGGCTGTTGCCTGCTTACGGCAGAGGCTCGGTCAATTCTGGCAATATAAGCAGGGTGGATTTCAACAACTGGAAGATTTCCGGTCATGAAACACGTCTGTTGCATATCAGTGAAGAGGGTGTGGTGAGCACGCTTACCGCAGGTGTAAACCCTTCACTTTCTCCAAACGGTAAAAGTATTGTTTTCTCCATGCAGGCGGGGAAAAGCTGGCATCTGTTTATGGTGAATGTGGATGGATCCAACCTGATTCAGTTGACCAACTCGCGTAGTATTGATGTGCAGCCGACCTGGAGCCCGGATGGAAAGTGGGTTGCTTTC harbors:
- a CDS encoding TolB family protein, whose amino-acid sequence is MKLRYLLSGVIIAATLIQPSLAISRSMNAASEPLYPVTPYIAEKSVDTVYPSVAGEFLVFGQVKREGFSIHRTSKSSPSTSQYKLKKLALVDDMRYGVAVKDGSVGYVSNRVGPISAWMWQGRGDGQVAIVSQATYSGGLTPYHLNASPDGRVWCFDSTYQKLRYNQMFAEFIKFGHYELIGQQWRTYDSDSFRKKSAYMATKTGNNNKFDPPVLYTFQRNNSQLVMIPNAFDGAISPDGKKVAFVRETDGNYDIWMQDIDGSDLMQLTSSQYGDFEPTWSPDGRKLAFVSNRDSGGDVLLTSIYVLDISTNRITRLTNSSVATDGGPAWFDDNSILFHSNRSLDRDNGKGSTWNIWKLDIK
- a CDS encoding TolB family protein; the protein is MSKLVMMAFAVMAASSTAFGDDLLDWLQEVTENQEQSVASAPSVSVRLETHESGENEMYPKASPDGKYMLVVSGKRNSQMISRRLLENGDPINVVTSDTRAFNSAGWHGPQHVTFLSDRGGDLGVWQVAANGEGPVRRLYRLSGQFVDPIVLEGGGLIAVGLLPAYGRGSVNSGNISRVDFNNWKISGHETRLLHISEEGVVSTLTAGVNPSLSPNGKSIVFSMQAGKSWHLFMVNVDGSNLIQLTNSRSIDVQPTWSPDGKWVAFTSNRSDSDGDMSNKENWDIWMIRRDGRHLTRLTFNPAHDGAPAIGSNGRVYFHSDRKVDKQALVGHGVSGSTSGFHIWSAALPAMVD